The Nitrospira sp. genome contains a region encoding:
- a CDS encoding PAS domain-containing protein has translation MFRPIPETTLFRRVPYRLVSSVLLVLALVASVILLFSLEREKLLLRGSSEGGKAPTELVHALWQSRSDLLVEALLVFLVSSIGIAAVITFLHYDTARKTLEEVKGLARNILHSIPTGVLTINRGGIISAVNPTAEVVLNRSTSELLGKGYDAVFPKDDPIRQILDGALKEHRHLSHRDFLYECGDLNPRTIRVSTAELTGDDKKPAGVILQAQDVSERLALERRVRVAEKLAALHTLSAGVAHELRNPLSAMDLNLHLLEEELTERGTLAEPGARYLGVVNAECRRLSAILDNFMKFARPGSVGLHEVDVKALIDHIMTLMRFEAEERRIRFEQEMEDHLPPVLGDATQISQVLVNIVVNAFHAMPNGGRCQISAVQREAEGKHWVDITVKDNGVGITKEQLSHLFEPFYTTKSSGTGLGLAIAYRIMQDHGGTIQVASVPGGGTMVVTQFPASIGQPDKVGVGS, from the coding sequence ATGTTCAGACCCATTCCAGAAACGACGCTCTTCCGAAGGGTTCCCTATCGGTTGGTCTCTTCCGTGCTCTTGGTCCTCGCTTTGGTCGCCTCCGTCATTTTGCTTTTCAGCCTGGAACGAGAAAAACTTCTCCTTCGGGGTTCTTCCGAGGGCGGTAAGGCTCCCACGGAATTGGTCCATGCCCTCTGGCAGTCACGCAGTGATCTGCTCGTCGAGGCGCTCCTTGTTTTCTTAGTGAGTTCGATAGGTATTGCCGCAGTCATCACGTTTCTTCACTACGACACTGCCCGAAAAACACTGGAAGAAGTGAAAGGGCTGGCGCGGAATATTCTACACAGTATTCCCACAGGCGTGCTTACGATTAACCGGGGAGGAATCATCAGCGCGGTGAATCCCACAGCTGAGGTGGTTTTGAATCGCTCCACATCGGAGTTGCTCGGCAAAGGGTATGATGCCGTATTCCCCAAAGATGACCCGATCCGCCAGATACTCGACGGAGCGTTGAAAGAGCACCGTCATTTGAGTCACAGGGACTTTCTCTACGAATGCGGAGACCTAAACCCGAGGACAATTCGCGTGAGCACAGCGGAACTCACGGGGGACGATAAGAAACCGGCCGGGGTGATTTTGCAGGCGCAAGACGTTTCGGAGCGGTTAGCACTTGAACGACGCGTCCGTGTCGCAGAAAAGTTAGCGGCGCTGCACACGTTGTCTGCAGGGGTAGCGCACGAGCTGCGAAACCCCTTGAGCGCCATGGATCTGAATCTCCATCTTCTGGAAGAGGAACTTACGGAGAGGGGAACACTGGCAGAACCAGGGGCACGGTACCTTGGTGTCGTGAACGCCGAATGCCGCAGGCTCTCAGCGATTCTTGATAATTTTATGAAATTTGCCCGCCCGGGATCTGTTGGTTTACACGAGGTCGATGTCAAGGCACTTATCGACCACATCATGACGTTGATGCGCTTCGAGGCGGAGGAACGCCGGATTCGATTCGAACAGGAAATGGAAGACCACTTACCGCCTGTGCTGGGCGATGCAACTCAGATCAGTCAAGTATTGGTAAACATCGTCGTCAACGCGTTTCATGCCATGCCGAACGGCGGACGCTGTCAGATTTCAGCGGTTCAACGAGAGGCTGAAGGGAAACATTGGGTGGACATTACAGTAAAGGATAACGGAGTCGGGATCACGAAGGAGCAGCTCTCCCATCTGTTTGAGCCCTTCTATACAACCAAGTCGAGCGGCACTGGACTTGGTCTTGCCATAGCTTACCGCATTATGCAGGATCATGGCGGGACGATTCAGGTTGCGAGTGTGCCTGGCGGCGGGACGATGGTGGTGACTCAATTCCCCGCGTCGATTGGTCAACCGGACAAGGTTGGTGTGGGATCATGA
- a CDS encoding PAS domain-containing protein yields the protein MSSDRTTALLIRGTEQVTVPVAGTPSRGWLVATVVTTIVVFVVDVWAPPGYAVPIFFTLPILLTRLTPELPSTIVTASSTVLLTWLGAALSQTAVTQHDSPNRAMTTTLLLGIAWLVITQKQSARQIQMAQQARHESEERLRIFIEHAPVALAMFDRDMHYLAVSRRWMDHYNLWDKQIIGRSEYEIFPDLPARLKVAHRRGLAGEIVREEEDRFERADGSEQWLCWEVRPWQMHDGRVGGIVIFTEDITDRKKGSLALLQNQKELRIQQAQLQDLTEKLLTAQEQERRRIARDLHDDFTQRLAALTIDLQSRSLLHASEPEALNSWHLKQLGDKAEQLTTDLQRLAHQLHPSLLEHAGLEAAAREYVEEFSARTGLATEMVVRDLRTPIPLEQATCLYRVLQESLQNVRKHAEATNVLVRLIRAGRTVGISVVDDGCGFEQCQNVGKLDGLGLTSMAERVKALHGTFHVRTKPGDGTEVEAWVSLPDMTGDD from the coding sequence ATGTCCAGCGATCGGACCACGGCACTGTTGATTCGAGGAACTGAACAGGTAACAGTTCCGGTAGCTGGTACCCCGTCAAGAGGTTGGCTTGTCGCGACAGTAGTCACAACGATCGTCGTGTTTGTTGTCGATGTGTGGGCGCCACCAGGCTATGCGGTACCGATTTTTTTTACGCTCCCAATCCTTCTCACTCGACTGACTCCTGAATTACCCAGCACAATCGTCACAGCCAGCAGCACCGTTTTGCTCACATGGCTGGGGGCGGCACTAAGCCAGACTGCGGTCACGCAACACGATAGCCCGAATCGAGCGATGACGACGACCCTGCTCTTGGGCATCGCGTGGCTCGTCATCACGCAGAAGCAATCTGCACGGCAGATCCAGATGGCGCAACAGGCGAGGCATGAGAGTGAGGAGCGACTGCGCATCTTCATCGAACATGCGCCGGTGGCGCTTGCCATGTTCGATCGAGACATGCACTATCTCGCCGTCAGCCGCCGTTGGATGGACCATTATAACCTATGGGACAAGCAGATTATCGGCCGTTCGGAGTATGAAATCTTCCCCGACCTTCCGGCTCGATTGAAGGTCGCGCATAGGCGAGGGCTGGCGGGTGAGATTGTGCGCGAGGAAGAAGACCGCTTCGAGCGAGCCGATGGGTCTGAACAATGGCTCTGCTGGGAAGTGAGACCTTGGCAAATGCATGATGGTCGTGTGGGCGGCATCGTCATTTTTACAGAGGACATCACCGACCGGAAAAAGGGCAGCCTGGCGCTGCTGCAGAACCAGAAAGAGCTGCGTATTCAGCAGGCACAGCTACAAGACCTTACGGAGAAACTTCTGACGGCGCAAGAACAGGAGCGTAGACGGATTGCCCGCGATCTGCACGACGATTTTACGCAGCGGCTCGCAGCCCTGACGATCGATCTTCAAAGCCGATCCCTTCTTCACGCGTCTGAACCTGAGGCATTGAACTCTTGGCACCTCAAGCAGTTAGGGGATAAGGCGGAACAGCTTACGACAGATCTACAACGCCTGGCGCACCAACTTCATCCCTCCCTTCTCGAGCATGCGGGTTTGGAAGCAGCCGCCAGAGAATATGTGGAGGAGTTCTCCGCGCGAACCGGATTAGCCACGGAGATGGTCGTGCGAGACTTGCGAACTCCCATTCCGCTCGAGCAAGCCACATGCCTCTACCGAGTGTTACAGGAAAGTCTGCAAAACGTGAGGAAACACGCCGAGGCCACCAACGTCCTGGTCCGTCTCATTCGAGCGGGGCGCACTGTGGGAATATCCGTTGTTGATGACGGGTGCGGGTTTGAGCAATGTCAGAACGTCGGTAAACTGGACGGGTTGGGCTTGACCAGCATGGCAGAGCGTGTGAAGGCCCTTCATGGCACATTTCATGTGAGAACGAAACCGGGAGATGGCACGGAGGTCGAGGCCTGGGTGTCGCTCCCTGACATGACCGGAGACGACTGA
- a CDS encoding SUMF1/EgtB/PvdO family nonheme iron enzyme: MCPVSLDTTSSSALSKDDRSGIFATTIDSWSMLSVEDDMIRHRAVLGLFVIATLVGLLAKPAIGGATEEPSLGRIAALAHGAPMMTVAEGLFLMGTAKTTQTSFSLEFPYDDTEQPQRRVWLDRFDIDRDEVNLGEFLLWLQQQQRPTPEEIRKLIDHMTTVHAVSPATLTRWPALYVTWAEASDFCRARGKRLPTEAEWEKAARGDQGNLFPWGQQPPAPGLAMFGQYHVHEIPIVAAVESGEKGRSPYGLHHMAGNAAEWVEDWFGIDYYATMPDRNPRGVGQGRYKVVRGGSWKSAAVLLRTATRSGAAPQQRASTIGFRCAGPAQ; this comes from the coding sequence ATGTGTCCCGTGTCACTCGACACCACATCGTCGTCTGCTCTCTCGAAGGACGATCGATCGGGCATTTTCGCGACGACCATTGACTCCTGGTCGATGTTATCGGTAGAGGATGACATGATCCGTCATCGAGCCGTTCTCGGGCTTTTCGTCATTGCGACGCTCGTGGGACTCTTGGCGAAGCCGGCGATCGGAGGCGCAACAGAAGAGCCGTCATTGGGCCGTATCGCCGCGCTCGCTCACGGCGCTCCCATGATGACGGTGGCCGAGGGCCTTTTTCTCATGGGAACCGCCAAGACCACCCAGACATCTTTCAGTCTCGAGTTCCCTTATGATGACACCGAACAACCACAGCGCCGGGTATGGCTCGATCGGTTTGATATCGACCGAGATGAGGTCAACCTCGGAGAATTCCTGTTGTGGTTGCAACAGCAGCAACGTCCTACCCCTGAAGAAATACGCAAGCTGATCGATCACATGACGACGGTGCATGCCGTATCACCGGCGACGTTAACCCGTTGGCCGGCCCTCTACGTTACATGGGCCGAGGCTTCGGATTTCTGTCGCGCACGAGGCAAGCGCCTTCCGACCGAAGCCGAATGGGAAAAAGCAGCACGGGGTGATCAGGGCAACCTGTTTCCATGGGGACAACAGCCTCCTGCACCGGGGTTGGCCATGTTCGGACAGTACCATGTCCACGAGATTCCGATCGTGGCCGCTGTTGAGAGCGGCGAAAAGGGGCGCAGTCCCTATGGCCTGCACCATATGGCAGGGAATGCCGCCGAGTGGGTCGAAGATTGGTTTGGGATCGATTATTATGCGACGATGCCCGACCGTAATCCGCGCGGAGTTGGGCAGGGACGCTATAAAGTGGTGCGGGGCGGATCGTGGAAGAGCGCGGCGGTGTTGCTCCGAACCGCCACGCGAAGCGGCGCCGCACCGCAACAACGGGCATCCACGATCGGGTTTCGCTGTGCGGGACCCGCGCAATAA
- a CDS encoding carboxypeptidase regulatory-like domain-containing protein, translating into MRNTILAGMWVTVCASAILSFGLCADAEAYESGTVTDGGTMRGKITFKGSVPEPKEFKLHRYPDRAFCGELSDGNGHRLLKEVKIGPDGGLKDVVIVVDDIKKGKPFTFTDAEVEATMCQFLPFVTVVSDKRRVTVVNRDPVAHDIQGYAYDQAGVDIVLHRPALKVSGTTDVVQLVKGRKVFTMQCGMHPYMQNGGYAIDNPYYAVTDLDGSFAIGDLPAGTYRIKAWHPILGLQEREITVKPNETVSLDLLFENK; encoded by the coding sequence ATGAGAAACACGATTCTGGCAGGAATGTGGGTGACAGTCTGTGCATCAGCGATACTGAGCTTCGGGCTGTGCGCCGATGCCGAGGCGTATGAGTCGGGAACCGTCACAGATGGCGGGACAATGCGGGGTAAGATCACGTTTAAGGGTTCAGTGCCGGAGCCGAAAGAATTCAAACTGCATCGCTATCCAGATCGCGCATTTTGTGGAGAGCTGTCGGATGGCAACGGGCATCGTCTCCTGAAGGAAGTCAAGATCGGCCCGGACGGTGGGCTCAAGGATGTGGTGATAGTTGTGGATGACATTAAGAAAGGAAAGCCATTTACTTTCACCGATGCCGAAGTGGAAGCGACCATGTGCCAGTTCTTGCCGTTCGTGACTGTGGTCAGCGACAAGCGTCGAGTCACCGTCGTCAATCGGGATCCGGTTGCCCACGATATTCAAGGCTACGCCTATGACCAGGCTGGAGTGGATATCGTCCTCCATCGGCCGGCGCTGAAAGTCAGCGGGACTACGGATGTCGTGCAGCTGGTCAAAGGGCGGAAGGTGTTTACCATGCAGTGCGGTATGCATCCCTACATGCAGAATGGGGGATATGCCATCGACAATCCCTACTATGCGGTGACGGATCTCGATGGCTCATTCGCCATTGGAGATCTCCCGGCCGGCACCTACCGCATCAAGGCCTGGCACCCGATTTTGGGACTGCAAGAGCGGGAGATCACCGTGAAACCGAATGAGACGGTCTCCCTCGATCTGTTGTTTGAAAACAAGTAA
- a CDS encoding TonB-dependent receptor, translated as MGALQVIDESADRRIRRRIQAAFALVVWCSFAQMSYAEGDETLQASEVVVAATRIPMAPWRISAAATVLMQEDIRRTPFQSGTQVDDLLRYVPAVQPSLLGSRYNHPTAQFVSIRGLGTRRALVLLDGVPLNDGFGGWINWGLVPDRVERVEIIPGGGSNLYGTWAMGGVINIISESGRPKTGWSGDLSGGLLGTNIQSTRAQYGNGRTGVTVNYRRFDTTGFLAVPSYQRGPADLPVGSEHHQFTGRVSHELTAHTTATLSGTYYREDRSFGTAFSQGDRTIGTVSFGLKGDQAGWGGWEAKTFAQWQTFNNQSAVVLPSPFVRLFDQPDRLQTIPSNDIGGMAQWSAPLLSVFRIVMGGDARAIIAQSQEVLVASQTPFMTRGKQLGVGTFGEVIIEPLDALTLTAGARWDWWKNFGGSRAAGSGPINAMQDNTASIINPKFSVLYRINDRVRVGASVYQAFRAPTLNELYRDFSSSGFTFLSNDRLEPERLTGGDMKVEAELLPDGLLGFRATGHYDVIKDQILFVTQGPVSAMRQNIGEGRSVGTDVELRSRLDDRLYLTVGYSFVDSVMTSFPGNPSREGLRIPNVSRHQVTAALTAGQPSVLQFTLQARYLSRQFADDLNRQPIADFIVLDASLRKRIASWAELFIHSENLTDRHYIATQTGGLKTLGQPLLVLGGLRIDL; from the coding sequence GTGGGTGCATTACAGGTCATAGACGAATCGGCTGATCGGCGCATCCGGCGGCGCATTCAGGCGGCGTTCGCTCTCGTTGTGTGGTGTTCCTTCGCTCAGATGTCCTATGCCGAAGGAGACGAGACGCTCCAGGCAAGCGAAGTCGTCGTGGCCGCGACCAGAATTCCCATGGCTCCGTGGCGCATTTCAGCGGCGGCGACCGTTTTGATGCAAGAAGACATCCGTCGCACGCCCTTTCAGAGCGGCACACAGGTCGATGACCTCTTGCGCTATGTGCCGGCGGTCCAACCGAGTCTCCTTGGCAGTCGATACAATCACCCCACTGCCCAATTCGTCAGCATCCGAGGCTTGGGGACCCGCCGCGCCCTCGTGCTGCTGGACGGTGTGCCGTTGAACGATGGCTTTGGAGGGTGGATCAATTGGGGGCTTGTGCCTGACCGAGTCGAACGGGTCGAAATCATTCCCGGCGGCGGATCGAACCTCTACGGCACCTGGGCGATGGGTGGGGTCATCAATATCATTTCCGAATCCGGTCGTCCCAAGACCGGCTGGAGCGGCGATCTGAGCGGAGGACTACTTGGCACAAATATTCAATCGACCCGCGCTCAGTATGGAAATGGCCGAACGGGAGTGACCGTCAACTATCGCCGGTTTGATACGACAGGATTTCTCGCGGTTCCATCCTATCAACGAGGACCTGCGGATCTACCCGTCGGGTCGGAGCATCATCAGTTCACCGGCCGAGTCTCCCATGAGCTGACCGCTCACACGACCGCCACGCTCTCGGGCACCTATTACAGGGAAGATCGTTCCTTTGGAACTGCGTTCAGTCAAGGCGACCGCACGATCGGCACAGTCTCGTTTGGTTTGAAGGGAGATCAGGCCGGCTGGGGAGGGTGGGAAGCGAAAACCTTTGCTCAATGGCAAACGTTCAATAATCAGAGCGCCGTCGTGCTTCCTTCACCCTTCGTCCGCTTGTTCGATCAACCGGACCGGCTACAGACAATTCCTTCGAACGATATCGGAGGCATGGCGCAATGGAGCGCGCCACTTCTCTCGGTCTTCCGCATCGTGATGGGCGGTGACGCGCGGGCGATCATCGCACAATCCCAAGAGGTGCTGGTGGCTTCTCAGACGCCGTTCATGACGCGCGGCAAACAGTTGGGCGTGGGAACGTTCGGTGAAGTGATCATCGAGCCGCTCGATGCGTTGACACTGACGGCCGGCGCGCGCTGGGATTGGTGGAAGAACTTCGGCGGATCGCGTGCGGCAGGATCAGGACCGATCAATGCGATGCAGGACAATACCGCGAGCATCATCAATCCCAAGTTCAGCGTGCTGTACCGGATCAACGACCGTGTGCGTGTCGGGGCATCGGTTTACCAGGCGTTTCGCGCGCCGACTTTGAACGAATTGTACAGAGACTTCAGTTCGTCAGGCTTTACGTTTCTGAGCAACGACCGTCTGGAGCCGGAACGGCTCACGGGCGGTGATATGAAGGTCGAAGCGGAGCTGCTGCCGGACGGCCTGCTCGGATTCCGCGCCACCGGCCATTACGATGTGATCAAGGATCAGATCCTCTTCGTCACTCAAGGACCGGTCTCGGCGATGAGACAGAATATTGGAGAAGGTCGATCGGTCGGCACCGATGTCGAACTGCGAAGCCGGCTGGACGACCGGCTTTATTTGACTGTCGGATACTCGTTCGTGGATTCGGTCATGACGAGTTTCCCGGGGAACCCGTCCCGCGAGGGCCTGCGCATTCCGAACGTCTCTCGACACCAGGTGACGGCCGCGCTCACGGCCGGGCAACCGAGTGTCCTGCAGTTCACGCTTCAGGCCAGATACCTGTCCAGGCAGTTCGCGGACGATCTGAACCGGCAGCCGATCGCGGATTTCATCGTTTTGGATGCGTCGCTGCGGAAACGAATCGCCTCATGGGCGGAACTGTTCATTCATAGCGAGAATCTCACCGACAGGCACTACATCGCCACGCAAACGGGAGGGCTCAAAACCCTCGGGCAGCCGCTGCTCGTCCTCGGTGGTCTTCGGATCGATCTTTAG
- a CDS encoding response regulator transcription factor, with the protein MPAHAVACRTQRSTYLQKPLRPIRVLLVDDHFLVRQALRKALDRFVDINLVGEAANGEEAVKQVDRLKPAVVVMDINMPRMNGIEATGRIMRKHPDLHVIGLSFNVGRKNQEAMSNAGAHTLLDKGAAHEQLYRVISQVVSKVADASSSGMCHAV; encoded by the coding sequence ATGCCGGCGCATGCCGTCGCTTGTCGTACTCAGCGTTCGACCTATCTCCAGAAGCCACTGAGACCCATTCGAGTCCTGCTGGTGGATGACCACTTCCTCGTCCGCCAGGCATTGCGAAAGGCCCTTGATCGTTTCGTCGATATTAATCTGGTGGGTGAGGCGGCAAATGGAGAGGAGGCAGTGAAGCAGGTGGACCGGTTGAAGCCGGCTGTGGTCGTGATGGACATTAACATGCCGAGGATGAACGGGATCGAAGCGACAGGCCGCATCATGCGAAAACATCCTGACTTGCATGTCATCGGCCTCTCGTTCAACGTAGGAAGGAAGAATCAAGAAGCGATGTCGAACGCCGGTGCCCATACGTTGCTCGACAAGGGGGCCGCGCATGAGCAGCTGTATCGTGTAATTTCTCAGGTGGTCAGCAAGGTCGCCGACGCGAGTAGCTCCGGCATGTGTCACGCAGTGTAG
- a CDS encoding formylglycine-generating enzyme family protein: protein MALVPAGEFTMGSTMSPDERPVHRVYLNAFYMDKYHVTVGQYAKYLVATGLEAPPEWDIMNQPQHQKRPVVNVSWSDAATYCKWAGKRLPTEAEWEKAARGTDGRLYPWGNEAPTRLHANFGKKEWANHMALVPVGMFEMGKSPYGIYDLAGNAWEWVNDWYDHDYYKKSPAKNPQGPTAGKSKVVRGGNWLYIQEFLRSSFRFNAEPSSRQFGYGFRCAKNS from the coding sequence ATGGCGCTGGTGCCGGCTGGGGAGTTCACCATGGGAAGCACGATGAGCCCCGATGAAAGGCCGGTGCATCGCGTCTACCTCAACGCCTTCTATATGGATAAGTACCACGTGACGGTGGGGCAGTATGCCAAGTATCTGGTTGCAACAGGCCTTGAGGCGCCGCCTGAGTGGGATATCATGAACCAGCCCCAACATCAAAAGCGCCCCGTTGTCAATGTCAGTTGGTCTGACGCCGCCACGTATTGCAAATGGGCCGGTAAGCGCCTGCCCACCGAGGCGGAGTGGGAAAAGGCGGCGCGAGGGACGGATGGCCGCCTTTATCCCTGGGGCAACGAGGCGCCCACCAGACTCCACGCGAATTTCGGCAAAAAGGAATGGGCAAACCATATGGCGTTGGTTCCGGTGGGGATGTTTGAAATGGGCAAGAGCCCCTACGGCATCTATGACCTGGCCGGTAATGCTTGGGAATGGGTCAACGACTGGTATGACCATGATTATTACAAGAAAAGCCCGGCCAAGAATCCTCAAGGACCGACGGCGGGTAAATCGAAAGTCGTGCGGGGCGGTAATTGGTTGTATATCCAGGAATTTCTGCGTTCTTCCTTTCGTTTCAATGCCGAACCATCCAGTCGGCAGTTCGGCTATGGATTCCGTTGCGCCAAAAACTCGTAG
- a CDS encoding response regulator transcription factor, with amino-acid sequence MKKPRVLMADDHSILLAGVRKLLEERYDVVGMVEDGRALLEAAERSKPDLILVDISMPLLNGLDAVRRLKKSQPDVKLLFLTMHASPQYATEAFKAGGNGYLLKQSAVSELPQAIEAVLQGKYYLTPSIAKPVIEQALKAEEGPAIKGSIAELTPRQREVLQLIGEGKRTKEVAELLKLSVKTVEFHKNCLMKELDIHTTTELVRYAIAQGLTHEQP; translated from the coding sequence ATGAAGAAGCCGCGTGTGTTGATGGCCGACGATCATTCCATCTTGCTGGCAGGTGTGCGTAAATTGCTCGAAGAACGGTACGACGTGGTGGGAATGGTCGAGGACGGCCGGGCCTTGCTCGAGGCGGCGGAGCGGTCTAAACCGGACCTGATTCTCGTCGATATATCCATGCCGCTTTTGAATGGTCTGGATGCGGTACGGCGACTCAAGAAATCACAGCCGGATGTGAAACTCCTTTTTCTCACCATGCATGCGAGTCCGCAGTATGCCACTGAAGCGTTCAAAGCCGGAGGCAACGGCTATCTGCTAAAACAATCCGCCGTCTCAGAATTACCGCAGGCGATCGAGGCCGTTCTGCAAGGAAAATACTATCTGACCCCGTCCATTGCCAAGCCGGTCATCGAGCAAGCCCTGAAGGCCGAAGAAGGACCGGCCATCAAGGGATCCATTGCCGAATTGACGCCTCGGCAGCGCGAAGTGTTGCAATTGATCGGCGAAGGCAAGAGAACGAAAGAGGTTGCCGAGTTGCTCAAGCTCTCCGTGAAGACCGTCGAGTTCCACAAGAACTGCCTGATGAAGGAGTTGGACATTCACACGACGACGGAGTTAGTGCGCTATGCCATTGCGCAAGGACTGACTCACGAACAGCCCTAG
- a CDS encoding CopD family protein → MYSTLVVLHILAAVSWVGGMIFLSLVLAPLVRGRKAAPEFMALFRSAALRFRPVVWIAIAVLLATGPMLLSQRGIHVMEPASWTGIVTVKLTLVGLLLFLTMLHDLVLGPNVSRVSAIPEPQRTAGEQIVFKTARWIPRLSLFIALAVVIAATVLARG, encoded by the coding sequence ATGTATTCAACCTTGGTGGTGCTGCACATCCTTGCCGCCGTCAGCTGGGTTGGGGGGATGATTTTCCTGTCCCTGGTTCTGGCGCCCTTGGTCCGGGGCCGCAAGGCGGCGCCGGAATTCATGGCCCTGTTCCGATCCGCCGCGCTTCGATTTCGCCCTGTCGTCTGGATCGCAATCGCAGTCCTCTTGGCCACCGGTCCGATGTTGTTGTCACAACGCGGCATCCATGTCATGGAACCCGCCTCATGGACTGGGATCGTGACGGTGAAGCTGACCCTGGTAGGCCTTCTGTTATTCTTGACCATGCTGCACGATCTCGTACTTGGTCCCAATGTCAGTCGGGTCAGTGCGATTCCAGAACCTCAACGAACGGCAGGGGAGCAGATCGTGTTCAAGACCGCGCGCTGGATCCCCCGCCTTTCATTGTTCATCGCGCTTGCTGTGGTCATTGCGGCGACAGTACTGGCGCGGGGATAG
- a CDS encoding sigma-54-dependent Fis family transcriptional regulator, with product MTQVSQVLIVDDEVNIRNALVTMLEKKGYRVWGLGTGEEALRHLEETRMDLVITDLRMPGMGGIEFLRQLKDKWSDTEVVVMTAFGSIDTAVEAMRLGAYDYLTKPIDRERFGVVVEKALERHTLTSENKQLRDRLETRIRFDQMVGESDAMQGVYSLVEMVADSDVTVLLTGESGTGKELIARAIHHKSPRADGPFITMNCGALPENLFESELFGYEKGAFTGAMSTKVGRFELADGGTLLLDEVGELSLKSQVDFLRVLETKEFRRLGGTKLIKVDTRILAATNRNLEEAVKQGEFREDLYYRLNVVPIRLPPLRERADDVPLLVDRYLAESSAQHHRGRKEVSREAMRLLRLYGWPGNVRQLRNLMERLVVTVKDTTIQPGHLPEEIQTSKEDARTMVITLGTSIEEIERQVIERTLKEVTNHRENAARLLGISLRTLQYKIKEYGIRD from the coding sequence ATGACACAGGTCTCTCAGGTTCTCATCGTTGATGATGAAGTCAACATCCGCAATGCCCTGGTGACCATGTTGGAGAAAAAGGGCTACCGGGTCTGGGGGCTGGGCACAGGAGAGGAGGCTCTGCGACACCTCGAAGAAACCCGAATGGATCTGGTGATCACCGATCTTCGGATGCCCGGGATGGGTGGCATAGAATTTCTGCGTCAACTGAAGGACAAATGGTCGGACACGGAAGTCGTCGTCATGACTGCATTTGGTTCGATCGATACAGCTGTTGAAGCGATGCGTCTGGGTGCCTATGACTATCTGACAAAACCGATCGATCGCGAGCGATTTGGAGTGGTCGTGGAGAAAGCGCTGGAGCGTCATACCCTAACCTCCGAGAACAAGCAACTCCGTGACCGTCTTGAAACGAGAATACGTTTCGATCAAATGGTCGGTGAGAGTGACGCCATGCAGGGAGTCTATAGCTTGGTGGAGATGGTGGCGGACAGCGATGTGACGGTCTTGCTCACGGGGGAAAGTGGAACTGGGAAGGAACTCATCGCGCGTGCAATACACCATAAGAGCCCGAGGGCCGACGGGCCGTTCATTACCATGAACTGCGGTGCATTGCCCGAGAACCTCTTTGAGAGCGAGTTATTCGGGTATGAGAAGGGCGCTTTCACTGGAGCGATGTCAACCAAGGTCGGGCGATTCGAACTGGCGGACGGTGGTACGCTGTTGCTGGATGAAGTGGGTGAACTCTCGCTCAAGTCGCAAGTCGATTTTCTACGTGTTCTTGAGACGAAGGAATTTCGGCGTCTGGGCGGCACGAAACTGATCAAAGTCGACACGAGAATCCTTGCGGCTACAAATCGCAACCTGGAAGAGGCGGTAAAGCAGGGAGAGTTTCGGGAAGATCTCTACTATCGGCTCAATGTCGTGCCTATCCGCCTCCCGCCGCTCCGCGAACGGGCAGACGATGTTCCGCTGCTTGTGGATCGATACCTGGCTGAGTCTTCAGCACAACATCACCGCGGACGGAAAGAAGTTTCGCGAGAGGCCATGCGGCTGTTACGACTCTATGGGTGGCCCGGGAACGTTCGGCAATTACGAAATCTCATGGAACGGCTTGTCGTCACGGTGAAGGATACTACGATTCAACCCGGGCATCTTCCTGAGGAGATTCAGACCAGCAAAGAGGATGCACGGACCATGGTGATCACATTGGGAACGTCTATAGAAGAGATTGAGCGGCAGGTCATTGAACGAACTCTAAAGGAAGTCACCAACCATCGAGAAAATGCCGCAAGGCTGTTGGGCATTAGCCTTAGGACTCTCCAATACAAGATCAAGGAATATGGAATTCGTGACTGA